One segment of Agrococcus sp. ProA11 DNA contains the following:
- a CDS encoding LLM class flavin-dependent oxidoreductase, which yields MSIEFGAHTFAAIPHTDGSPVSHAQVLRDVVAEGIAADRAGLRFFGIGEHHREDFAASAPEILLAAIATVTERIRLGTAVTVLSSNDPVRVFEQFSTIDGISGGRAEMIVGRGSFVESFPLFGYRLEDYQELFEERLELLAAVVRETPVTWSGRLRAPLAQQQIFPPSHAAEHGGRIPVWVGVGGSPESVIRAAKHGFDMMLAIIGGSPAQFAPFAGLYRRAMEQFGHVTDNGTPLGRVGMHSPGLVAETDEEARRILLPKWLVFRNRLGRERGWGEATEREFDAQLAEHGALFAGSPETVAQKIAWAVETLGVERFDLKYDGGTSHEENLRTIELFGTEVVPRVRALLGT from the coding sequence ATGAGCATCGAGTTCGGCGCCCACACCTTCGCCGCCATCCCGCATACCGATGGCAGCCCCGTCAGCCACGCGCAGGTGCTGCGCGACGTCGTGGCGGAGGGCATCGCCGCCGACCGCGCTGGTCTGCGCTTCTTCGGCATCGGCGAGCATCACCGGGAGGACTTCGCGGCCAGCGCGCCGGAGATCCTGCTCGCGGCGATCGCCACGGTGACCGAGCGCATCCGGCTCGGCACCGCGGTGACGGTGCTCTCCTCGAACGATCCTGTGCGCGTCTTCGAGCAGTTCTCGACCATCGACGGCATCTCCGGCGGTCGCGCCGAGATGATCGTGGGCCGCGGCTCGTTCGTGGAGTCGTTCCCGCTGTTCGGCTACCGGCTCGAGGACTACCAGGAGCTGTTCGAGGAGCGGCTGGAGCTGCTGGCCGCCGTGGTGCGCGAGACGCCGGTGACGTGGTCCGGTCGGCTGCGCGCGCCGCTGGCGCAGCAGCAGATCTTCCCGCCCTCGCACGCCGCCGAGCACGGCGGGCGGATCCCGGTGTGGGTGGGCGTCGGCGGCTCCCCCGAGTCCGTCATCCGCGCGGCGAAGCACGGCTTCGACATGATGCTCGCGATCATCGGCGGCTCTCCCGCGCAGTTCGCGCCCTTCGCCGGCCTCTACCGCAGGGCGATGGAGCAGTTCGGGCACGTGACCGATAACGGCACGCCGCTCGGCCGCGTCGGCATGCACTCCCCCGGGCTCGTCGCCGAGACCGACGAGGAGGCGAGGCGCATCCTGCTGCCGAAGTGGCTGGTCTTCCGCAACCGCCTCGGGCGGGAGCGCGGCTGGGGCGAGGCCACCGAGCGCGAGTTCGACGCGCAGCTGGCCGAGCACGGCGCCCTCTTCGCCGGCAGCCCGGAGACGGTCGCGCAGAAGATCGCCTGGGCGGTCGAAACACTCGGGGTGGAGCGCTTCGACCTGAAGTACGACGGCGGCACCTCGCACGAGGAGAACCTGCGCACGATCGAGCTCTTCGGCACGGAGGTCGTCCCGCGGGTGCGGGCGCTGCTCGGCACGTAG
- a CDS encoding ubiquinol-cytochrome c reductase cytochrome b subunit: protein MTSTATRPSLTAKASNYLDERTSMSTMVAALGRKVFPDHWSFMLGEVILYSFVAILLSGTFLTFFFEPSMTAVEYHGSYVPLKGLEMSAAYASALDLSFDIRGGLLMRQLHHWAALLFIAAIGLHMLRVFFTGAFRKPREINWVIGFVLFILAMAEGFTGYSLPDDLLSGNGLAIINGMVKGIPIIGTWISYLLFGGIFPGHEIVPRLFVLHIMLLPALVIAFIGIHMVLLIVNKHTQFAGPGKTNDNVVGAPIMPLFAAKAGSFFFIVFGILVAMASTFTILPLWDFGPYDPSPVSAGTQPDWYIGFADGALRLAPGLESEIFGLTLSWNILLPMAVLGAFIVLVMFYPFIEAWITGDKREHHIAERPRNNPTRTAIGSAGVWFYAILWAAASSDLIATHFNLNVFQVTWALQAMLIVGTVIVYFLAKRIAIGLQKKDREILLHGYETGNIRRLPGGAYIEVHEPLDEYQSWKLKAFESYEPVMVRPNADGKITAGTHMRAALTRWFFEDRIAPVTRGELEAAKHDH, encoded by the coding sequence ATGACCTCCACCGCCACGCGTCCCTCGCTGACCGCGAAGGCATCGAACTACCTCGACGAGCGCACCAGCATGTCGACCATGGTCGCCGCGCTCGGCCGCAAGGTCTTCCCCGACCACTGGTCGTTCATGCTCGGCGAGGTCATCCTCTACTCCTTCGTCGCGATCCTGCTCTCCGGCACGTTCCTGACGTTCTTCTTCGAGCCGTCGATGACGGCCGTGGAGTACCACGGCTCCTACGTGCCGCTCAAGGGCCTCGAGATGTCGGCGGCGTACGCATCCGCGCTCGACCTCTCCTTCGACATCCGCGGCGGGCTGCTCATGCGGCAGCTGCACCACTGGGCCGCGCTGCTGTTCATCGCCGCGATCGGCCTGCACATGCTGCGCGTGTTCTTCACCGGCGCCTTCCGCAAGCCGCGCGAGATCAACTGGGTGATCGGCTTCGTGCTCTTCATCCTCGCGATGGCCGAGGGCTTCACCGGCTACTCGCTCCCCGACGACCTGCTCTCGGGCAACGGCCTCGCCATCATCAACGGCATGGTCAAGGGCATCCCGATCATCGGCACCTGGATCTCGTACCTGCTGTTCGGCGGCATCTTCCCGGGCCACGAGATCGTGCCGCGCCTGTTCGTGCTGCACATCATGCTGCTGCCGGCGCTGGTGATCGCCTTCATCGGCATCCACATGGTGCTGCTGATCGTGAACAAGCACACGCAGTTCGCGGGCCCCGGCAAGACCAACGACAACGTCGTCGGCGCGCCGATCATGCCGCTGTTCGCGGCCAAGGCCGGCTCGTTCTTCTTCATCGTCTTCGGCATCCTGGTGGCGATGGCGTCGACCTTCACGATCCTGCCGCTGTGGGACTTCGGGCCCTATGATCCATCGCCGGTCTCCGCCGGCACCCAGCCGGACTGGTACATCGGCTTCGCCGACGGCGCGCTCAGACTTGCGCCGGGTCTGGAGTCCGAGATCTTCGGCCTGACCCTGTCGTGGAACATCCTGCTGCCCATGGCGGTGCTCGGCGCCTTTATCGTGCTCGTGATGTTCTATCCCTTCATCGAGGCGTGGATCACGGGCGACAAGCGCGAGCACCACATCGCCGAGCGTCCCCGCAACAACCCGACGCGCACCGCGATCGGCTCCGCCGGCGTCTGGTTCTACGCGATCCTGTGGGCCGCGGCCTCGTCCGACCTCATCGCGACGCACTTCAACCTCAACGTGTTCCAGGTGACCTGGGCGCTGCAGGCGATGCTCATCGTCGGCACCGTGATCGTCTACTTCCTGGCGAAGCGCATCGCGATCGGCCTGCAGAAGAAGGATCGCGAGATCCTGCTGCACGGCTACGAGACCGGCAACATCCGCCGCCTCCCCGGTGGTGCGTACATCGAGGTGCACGAGCCGCTCGACGAGTACCAGTCGTGGAAGCTCAAGGCCTTCGAGAGCTACGAGCCGGTGATGGTGCGACCGAACGCCGACGGCAAGATCACCGCCGGCACGCACATGCGCGCGGCGCTCACCCGCTGGTTCTTCGAGGACCGCATCGCGCCGGTCACGCGCGGCGAGCTCGAGGCCGCGAAGCACGACCACTAG
- a CDS encoding Rieske 2Fe-2S domain-containing protein has translation MSAEDRSAPDQHEVVAYDRGAAVEQSDAFVNPGLPPHRPRQTDLHPHKERRAERQVVGWFLLSMLGSVLAIVAYIAVPIEIGDLASVRANNLFLGLSIALALLGIGFGGMHWARQLMSSHEVVEDRHLSRGSAPTRERAVEIFQLGDEESGFTRRSLIRNTLIGAVAILPLPAVVLFRDLAPAEDAVEAISNTMWEPGMRLALDPSGAPIKAADVTIGSAFHVIPEPLAEIGHNEGYLDQKALASVLLVRVPTERLNEAPGREGWSYDGIVAYSKICTHVGCPVALYEQQTHHLLCPCHQSTFDVTEHAKVIFGPAKRPLPQLPIAVDDEGYLVAQRDFTEPIGASFFERLNHVDPEHVQASAAETETRA, from the coding sequence ATGTCGGCTGAAGACCGGTCGGCTCCGGACCAGCACGAGGTCGTGGCCTACGACCGAGGCGCCGCTGTCGAGCAGTCGGACGCATTCGTCAACCCGGGACTGCCCCCGCACCGCCCGCGCCAGACGGACCTGCACCCCCACAAGGAGCGCCGCGCTGAGCGCCAGGTGGTCGGCTGGTTCCTGCTCTCGATGCTCGGCTCGGTGCTCGCGATCGTCGCGTACATCGCCGTGCCGATCGAGATCGGCGACCTGGCGAGCGTGCGCGCGAACAACCTCTTCCTCGGACTCAGCATCGCGCTCGCGCTGCTCGGCATCGGCTTCGGCGGCATGCACTGGGCCCGCCAGCTCATGAGCAGCCACGAGGTCGTCGAGGATCGCCACCTCTCGCGCGGCTCGGCGCCCACCCGTGAGCGCGCCGTCGAGATCTTCCAGCTCGGCGACGAGGAGTCCGGCTTCACGCGCCGCTCGCTCATCCGCAACACCCTCATCGGTGCCGTGGCGATCCTGCCGCTGCCCGCCGTCGTGCTGTTCCGCGACCTCGCCCCGGCGGAGGACGCCGTCGAGGCCATCTCGAACACGATGTGGGAGCCGGGCATGCGGCTCGCGCTCGACCCCTCCGGCGCACCGATCAAGGCCGCGGACGTGACGATCGGCTCTGCCTTCCACGTGATCCCGGAGCCGCTCGCCGAGATCGGCCACAACGAGGGCTACCTCGACCAGAAGGCGCTTGCCTCCGTGCTGCTCGTGCGCGTGCCCACCGAGCGCCTGAACGAGGCACCGGGCCGTGAGGGCTGGTCGTACGACGGCATCGTCGCGTACTCCAAGATCTGCACGCACGTCGGCTGCCCGGTGGCGCTCTACGAGCAGCAGACGCATCACCTGCTGTGCCCGTGCCACCAGTCGACCTTCGACGTCACCGAGCACGCCAAGGTGATCTTCGGTCCTGCGAAGCGCCCGCTGCCGCAGCTGCCGATCGCGGTGGACGACGAGGGCTACCTCGTCGCGCAGCGCGACTTCACCGAGCCGATCGGTGCATCCTTCTTCGAGCGACTGAACCACGTCGACCCCGAGCACGTGCAGGCGTCGGCTGCTGAGACGGAGACCCGCGCATGA
- a CDS encoding phosphotransferase yields the protein MLDNAAAVLTRLLAESGRELVDFTQKDVEPVNEGFIIGYSCGVRTQQDTIERVTIYVNTSPTAVTDEHTVEMTDAAGARLTAWVYPQDPSLPSLPAVSYPEAAGVVLSKFGIAADGASLRMEAYRPGKRAVLRVDTATDSWFAKVVHPSLASTIHDLHERFLHAGVPVPRSLGFSDAGLVLLGALPGVPAIDVFDRIDRHRFARGLDELTQHIATVPVTIGARESLARRVDWYAERMEETAPVFAGQTARLARVVRERYAATAVPRPVTIHGDLHLGQIFVDEQDPSTITGILDIDTAGLGDPADDRGALYGHVVVSSIERAPSVEAGRALASFADELQAGWQGDQRVCAIAATHLLGHALANAGRSDDRGASAAQRLLERAEALLA from the coding sequence ATGCTCGACAATGCCGCCGCCGTGCTCACGCGTCTCCTCGCAGAGAGCGGCCGCGAGCTCGTGGACTTCACGCAGAAGGATGTGGAGCCCGTCAACGAGGGCTTCATCATCGGCTACTCGTGCGGCGTCCGCACGCAGCAGGACACCATCGAGCGGGTGACGATCTACGTGAACACCTCGCCCACCGCGGTGACCGACGAGCACACGGTCGAGATGACCGACGCTGCCGGGGCGCGACTCACCGCCTGGGTGTACCCGCAGGACCCATCCCTGCCATCGCTGCCCGCGGTCTCCTACCCGGAGGCGGCCGGTGTGGTGCTGTCGAAGTTCGGCATCGCCGCCGACGGCGCGAGCCTGCGCATGGAGGCCTACCGCCCCGGCAAGCGGGCGGTGCTGCGCGTCGACACGGCCACCGACAGCTGGTTCGCGAAAGTCGTGCACCCCTCGCTCGCCAGCACCATCCACGATCTGCACGAGCGGTTCCTGCACGCGGGCGTGCCGGTGCCGCGATCCCTGGGGTTCTCGGATGCGGGGCTGGTGCTGCTGGGCGCGCTCCCTGGCGTGCCGGCGATCGATGTCTTCGACCGGATCGACCGCCATCGCTTCGCGCGCGGCCTCGACGAGCTCACGCAGCACATCGCCACGGTGCCCGTGACGATCGGCGCCCGCGAGTCCCTGGCGCGGCGCGTCGACTGGTACGCGGAGCGCATGGAGGAGACCGCCCCGGTCTTCGCCGGTCAGACCGCCAGGCTCGCGCGCGTCGTGCGCGAGCGCTACGCGGCCACCGCCGTGCCGCGGCCGGTCACCATCCACGGCGACCTGCACCTCGGTCAGATCTTCGTCGACGAGCAGGACCCGTCGACGATCACCGGCATCCTCGACATCGATACCGCCGGCCTCGGTGATCCTGCCGACGATCGCGGCGCGCTCTACGGGCACGTGGTCGTGTCGTCGATCGAACGAGCGCCATCGGTCGAAGCGGGACGCGCGCTGGCATCCTTCGCCGACGAGCTGCAGGCGGGATGGCAGGGCGATCAGCGAGTGTGCGCGATCGCGGCCACCCACCTGCTCGGGCACGCGCTCGCCAACGCCGGGCGCAGCGACGACCGCGGCGCCTCCGCCGCCCAGCGGCTGCTGGAGCGCGCCGAGGCCCTGCTCGCCTGA
- a CDS encoding FUSC family protein has product MRWLGRLMTEQQSSWLQVLKVVIAIALSWLASQLLLGVEVPVFAAIAALLVVAPSVNQSLGKGIERSFGVLGGVVLAWLATLVLPTGPLLVLAVTVVAVILARLLRLAPMAANQLPISAMILLALGAGSGPLFGAERIVETIIGAVIALAINLLVVPPVHHEPAERAMRELAHAIADAYARVDRSLTAGAASEHLLEEARALRGRVQAARAAMDALEDSTQLNPRTKRLRARLERDERLLLTLTVLANRVIGMSRSIADRLDASLVDDPTVLRIASEARRIAHETRALVDLHAHDDGRTITMPRLDGEMLTKPIPMPEPHPQHWVLIGALLEDVRQARESLEADVDAV; this is encoded by the coding sequence ATGCGATGGCTGGGCAGGCTCATGACCGAGCAGCAGAGCTCCTGGCTGCAGGTGCTGAAGGTCGTGATCGCGATCGCGCTCTCCTGGCTGGCGAGCCAGCTGCTGCTCGGCGTCGAAGTGCCCGTCTTCGCCGCGATCGCGGCACTGCTGGTCGTGGCCCCCAGCGTCAATCAGTCGCTCGGCAAGGGCATCGAGCGCTCGTTCGGCGTGCTCGGCGGGGTGGTGCTCGCCTGGCTCGCGACCCTGGTGCTGCCGACCGGCCCGCTGCTGGTGCTCGCGGTCACGGTGGTCGCCGTGATCCTCGCGCGACTGCTGCGGCTCGCACCGATGGCAGCCAACCAGCTGCCCATCAGCGCGATGATCCTGCTGGCGCTGGGGGCGGGCAGCGGGCCGCTCTTCGGCGCCGAGCGGATCGTCGAGACGATCATCGGCGCGGTCATCGCCCTGGCCATCAACCTGCTCGTGGTGCCGCCCGTGCACCACGAGCCGGCGGAGCGCGCCATGCGCGAGCTCGCGCACGCGATCGCGGATGCCTACGCGCGGGTCGATCGCTCGCTCACGGCCGGCGCGGCGAGCGAGCACCTGCTCGAGGAGGCCAGGGCGCTGCGCGGGCGCGTGCAGGCGGCGCGTGCCGCTATGGATGCGCTGGAGGATTCGACGCAGCTGAACCCCCGCACCAAGCGCCTGCGGGCCAGGCTGGAGCGCGACGAGAGGCTGCTGCTCACGCTCACCGTGCTCGCCAATCGGGTGATCGGCATGTCACGGTCGATCGCCGACCGACTGGACGCATCCCTCGTCGACGACCCGACGGTGCTGCGCATCGCCTCGGAAGCACGCAGGATCGCGCACGAGACGCGCGCGCTGGTCGACCTGCATGCCCACGACGACGGCAGGACGATCACGATGCCGCGGCTCGACGGCGAGATGCTCACGAAGCCGATCCCGATGCCGGAGCCGCATCCGCAGCACTGGGTGCTGATCGGCGCGCTGCTCGAGGACGTGCGTCAGGCCAGGGAGTCGCTCGAGGCGGACGTCGACGCGGTATAG
- a CDS encoding heme-copper oxidase subunit III, with translation MDPVSTTALPTSPASAPMIRRPNTVAVGTIVWLGSEVMFFAGLFAIYFTLRSMSGDLFATEAEKLNVIFATINTMILLASSFTCQAGANAAEHHQARKTGGAFEFSKWGMIEWFYLTYAMGAIFVVLQVFEYFELISDGVTLSSNSYGSAFYLTTGFHGLHVSGGLFAFLFVIGRAYAVKRFGRKEATSAHVISYYWHFVDVVWIGLYLVIYWLK, from the coding sequence ATGGATCCCGTGTCCACTACTGCGCTCCCCACGTCGCCAGCCTCGGCGCCGATGATCAGGCGGCCGAACACCGTTGCGGTCGGCACGATCGTCTGGCTCGGCAGCGAGGTCATGTTCTTCGCCGGCCTGTTCGCGATCTACTTCACGCTCCGCTCGATGTCTGGCGATCTGTTCGCCACCGAGGCCGAGAAGCTGAACGTCATCTTCGCGACCATCAACACGATGATCCTGCTGGCCTCGAGCTTCACCTGCCAGGCAGGCGCGAACGCTGCGGAGCACCACCAGGCGCGCAAGACCGGCGGGGCGTTCGAGTTCTCCAAGTGGGGCATGATCGAGTGGTTCTACCTGACCTACGCGATGGGCGCCATCTTCGTGGTGCTGCAGGTCTTCGAGTACTTCGAGCTCATCAGCGACGGCGTCACCCTGTCGTCGAACTCCTACGGCTCGGCCTTCTACCTCACCACCGGCTTCCACGGCCTGCACGTCTCCGGCGGCCTGTTCGCGTTCCTGTTCGTCATCGGACGCGCCTATGCCGTGAAGCGCTTCGGTCGCAAGGAGGCGACCAGCGCGCACGTGATCTCGTACTACTGGCACTTCGTCGACGTGGTCTGGATCGGCCTGTACCTCGTCATCTACTGGCTCAAGTAA
- a CDS encoding c-type cytochrome, with product MLLIGLVAAGGASAAVSTVANAETTGASANAQSLSAQDGAELFRANCASCHGLNAEGTDKGTSLIGVGAASVNFQVMTGRMPMAFSGPQALQRDPQFTQEQSDAMGDWIASLAPGPERPSDELLDTSLVSDEELAEGGVLFRINCAMCHNVAGAGGALTEGKFAPNLQDIDAAHIYEAMLTGPQNMPVFNDNNISPEEKRQIIAYLHYLDDNPSVGGFDLGSLGPVSEGLFLWIFGLGGIVAITVWLTSRPN from the coding sequence ATGCTGCTCATCGGGCTCGTCGCGGCGGGTGGAGCATCCGCTGCCGTGAGCACAGTCGCGAACGCGGAGACCACCGGCGCCTCCGCGAACGCGCAGTCCCTCTCCGCTCAGGACGGCGCTGAACTGTTCCGCGCGAACTGCGCGTCGTGCCACGGCCTGAACGCCGAGGGCACGGACAAGGGTACGAGCCTCATCGGCGTCGGCGCCGCATCCGTCAACTTCCAGGTCATGACGGGCCGCATGCCGATGGCGTTCTCCGGCCCGCAGGCGCTGCAGCGCGACCCGCAGTTCACGCAGGAGCAGTCCGACGCCATGGGCGACTGGATCGCCTCACTGGCACCCGGCCCCGAGCGACCCTCCGACGAGCTACTCGACACGTCGCTGGTCTCCGACGAGGAGCTCGCCGAGGGCGGCGTGCTGTTCCGCATCAACTGCGCCATGTGCCACAACGTGGCCGGTGCCGGCGGAGCCCTGACAGAGGGCAAGTTCGCGCCGAATCTGCAGGACATCGACGCGGCGCACATCTACGAGGCGATGCTGACCGGCCCGCAGAACATGCCTGTCTTCAACGACAACAACATCTCCCCCGAGGAGAAGCGCCAGATCATCGCGTACCTGCACTACCTGGACGACAACCCATCGGTCGGCGGCTTCGACCTCGGCAGTCTCGGCCCCGTCTCCGAGGGCCTGTTCCTCTGGATCTTCGGTCTCGGCGGCATCGTCGCGATCACGGTCTGGCTGACCTCGAGACCCAACTGA
- a CDS encoding GNAT family N-acetyltransferase, translating to MTTPWTIRRARQDELTDWDARVEANPDGGQWTQGLAYARLKSTERLRPVFLVLEGPATVHVLALEHRSLAGRFWYLPLGPGARFEDLPGIADALRAARDDVTKGVFAVKVEPYELDTTERRDALRAAGFRVANTVQQNIHTVLVDLTPPVDDIFAGFNKKLRNHIRNAIKHGYRVEKQEPGEATYRQMYELMQTVAGGKGVDTMKSYDYYRTLWGELCDRGQGHFWFGYDGAHEGPQASAFMIGFGRYALAKDGGSVPDRAIRGGAHLMRWTAMQWFKEQGREVYDTYATPPSWAADDESHRMHGPGIFKRLFGPIVDHLPSHDLVLDEPRYRMFLRLLLPVERRVRRRPWGIW from the coding sequence ATGACGACCCCGTGGACGATCCGCCGAGCGCGGCAGGACGAGCTCACCGACTGGGATGCCCGGGTCGAGGCGAATCCCGACGGCGGCCAGTGGACGCAGGGGCTGGCCTACGCACGCCTCAAGTCGACCGAGCGCCTGCGCCCGGTCTTCCTCGTGCTCGAGGGGCCCGCCACGGTGCACGTGCTCGCGCTCGAGCACCGCAGCCTCGCGGGCAGGTTCTGGTACCTGCCGCTCGGCCCCGGCGCGCGCTTCGAGGATCTGCCCGGCATCGCAGATGCGCTGCGCGCCGCCCGCGACGATGTCACCAAGGGCGTCTTCGCGGTCAAGGTGGAGCCGTACGAGCTCGATACGACAGAGCGCCGCGACGCGCTGCGGGCGGCCGGCTTCCGGGTCGCGAACACGGTGCAGCAGAACATCCACACCGTGCTCGTCGACCTCACCCCGCCCGTCGATGACATCTTCGCCGGCTTCAACAAGAAGCTGCGCAACCACATCCGCAACGCCATCAAGCACGGCTACCGGGTCGAGAAGCAGGAGCCGGGGGAGGCGACCTACCGGCAGATGTACGAGCTGATGCAGACCGTCGCCGGCGGCAAGGGCGTCGACACGATGAAGTCGTACGACTACTACCGCACGCTGTGGGGCGAGCTGTGCGACCGCGGCCAGGGCCACTTCTGGTTCGGCTACGACGGCGCGCACGAGGGCCCGCAAGCATCGGCGTTCATGATCGGCTTCGGCCGCTACGCACTCGCCAAGGACGGCGGCTCGGTTCCCGACCGCGCGATCCGCGGCGGCGCGCACCTGATGCGCTGGACCGCCATGCAGTGGTTCAAGGAGCAGGGGCGGGAGGTCTACGACACCTACGCGACACCGCCGTCGTGGGCGGCGGACGACGAGTCGCATCGCATGCACGGCCCCGGCATCTTCAAGCGCCTGTTCGGGCCGATCGTCGATCACCTGCCGAGCCACGACCTGGTGCTCGACGAGCCTCGCTACCGCATGTTCCTGCGGCTGCTGCTGCCGGTCGAGCGCCGCGTGCGGCGCCGCCCGTGGGGCATCTGGTAG
- the trpD gene encoding anthranilate phosphoribosyltransferase — translation MDRLLTWPVVLETLLDGDDLAIRQAEWAMAAVVAGEATDAQIAGLLIALRAKGVVAEELVGFRDAILAAAVPLPGETRVVDIVGTGGDRQHTVNISTTASIVVAASGVPVLKHGNRAVSSSSGASDVLDALGLVPVDEDPARVRQILEQAGISFAWATRFHPGFRHAGPVRQQLGVPTVFNYLGPLVNPARPEVSLVGVADKHVIEQFVGVFATRGATALVVRGEDGLDELTTTGHSELWEVARGDVVEHDIDPRELGIPRASLDDLRGGSPEDNAEVVRRTLAGEAGAVRDIVVLNAAAALVAWRLDRDPRQKDRPMKERIAEELLVAEAAIDSGAAMRTLEAWRRAASPNPA, via the coding sequence ATGGATCGTCTCTTGACCTGGCCAGTCGTGCTCGAGACGCTGCTGGACGGCGACGATCTCGCCATCCGCCAGGCTGAGTGGGCGATGGCTGCAGTGGTCGCCGGCGAGGCCACCGACGCGCAGATCGCGGGCCTCCTGATCGCGCTGCGCGCGAAGGGCGTGGTGGCCGAGGAGCTGGTCGGATTCCGCGACGCCATCCTCGCCGCGGCGGTGCCGCTGCCGGGGGAGACGCGCGTGGTCGACATCGTCGGCACCGGCGGCGATCGGCAGCACACCGTCAACATCTCGACCACCGCCAGCATCGTCGTCGCCGCGAGCGGCGTGCCGGTGCTGAAGCACGGCAACCGCGCGGTGTCCTCCTCATCCGGCGCCTCGGACGTGCTCGACGCGCTCGGGCTGGTGCCGGTGGACGAGGATCCCGCCCGAGTGCGACAGATCCTCGAGCAGGCAGGCATCTCGTTCGCCTGGGCGACGCGCTTCCACCCCGGCTTCCGGCACGCTGGCCCGGTGCGGCAGCAGCTGGGCGTGCCGACCGTCTTCAACTACCTCGGCCCGCTCGTCAACCCCGCGCGGCCGGAGGTGTCGCTCGTCGGCGTCGCCGACAAGCACGTGATCGAGCAGTTCGTCGGCGTGTTCGCCACGCGAGGCGCGACCGCGCTCGTGGTGCGCGGCGAGGACGGACTCGACGAGCTCACCACCACCGGGCACTCGGAGCTGTGGGAGGTGGCGCGCGGCGACGTGGTCGAGCACGACATCGATCCCCGCGAGCTGGGCATCCCACGCGCATCGCTCGACGACCTGCGCGGCGGATCGCCGGAGGACAATGCCGAGGTGGTGCGCCGCACGCTCGCGGGAGAGGCGGGCGCCGTGCGCGACATCGTGGTGCTGAACGCTGCCGCCGCGCTGGTGGCGTGGCGCCTCGATCGCGACCCGAGGCAGAAGGACCGCCCGATGAAGGAGCGGATCGCCGAGGAGCTCCTCGTCGCCGAGGCGGCGATCGACTCGGGCGCCGCCATGCGGACGCTCGAGGCGTGGCGCAGGGCCGCGAGCCCGAACCCCGCGTGA
- a CDS encoding phosphohydrolase: MATADLERAITVATKAYDGRVDRQGEPYVAHAVRVMLAVETDDERAVAILHDVFEWGTITLREFASAKFPKRVIDAVDAMTKRYGETPAEHIARILASPLATTVKLADLRDNALEWRLDALPDEQLRSRLVAMYRESAELMGTDLDELCGREVR, from the coding sequence ATGGCGACTGCTGACCTGGAACGCGCGATCACGGTTGCGACGAAGGCCTATGACGGCCGCGTCGACCGCCAGGGCGAGCCCTACGTCGCGCACGCCGTGCGGGTGATGCTCGCGGTGGAGACCGATGACGAGCGCGCCGTCGCGATCCTGCACGACGTCTTCGAGTGGGGCACGATCACGCTGCGCGAGTTCGCCAGCGCCAAGTTCCCCAAGCGCGTCATCGATGCGGTCGACGCGATGACCAAGCGCTACGGCGAGACGCCGGCGGAGCACATCGCGCGCATCCTCGCCTCGCCGCTCGCGACCACGGTGAAGCTCGCTGACCTGCGCGACAACGCGCTGGAGTGGCGGCTCGACGCGCTGCCCGACGAGCAGCTGCGCTCGCGGCTGGTCGCGATGTACCGCGAGAGCGCGGAGCTCATGGGCACCGACCTCGACGAGCTCTGCGGCCGCGAGGTGCGCTGA